One genomic window of Deltaproteobacteria bacterium includes the following:
- a CDS encoding zinc ribbon domain-containing protein encodes MPIYEYSCSKCGEVFEASQKMSEKPLTKCVKCGKGPVEKLISRSAFHLKGGGWYKSGYTKESSKPAACPASAPKDKNGCGGCPSAS; translated from the coding sequence ATGCCAATATACGAGTATAGCTGTTCCAAATGCGGCGAGGTGTTCGAGGCATCCCAGAAGATGTCCGAGAAACCTCTTACAAAATGCGTCAAATGCGGCAAGGGCCCTGTTGAAAAGCTCATCTCGCGCTCGGCCTTCCATCTAAAAGGCGGCGGATGGTACAAGTCCGGATACACGAAGGAATCAAGTAAACCCGCGGCGTGCCCGGCATCCGCACCTAAAGATAAAAACGGCTGCGGCGGTTGCCCTTCGGCCAGTTAA